One window of the Clostridium sp. MB40-C1 genome contains the following:
- a CDS encoding DUF6143 family protein — MLTENSNYIVNNKNIKPQKVVSIPVPLFKSIQGKYFVGQTEALWVGNGLNAWAGLVNPCNSYINLYANVFTISNFSDDYLTAEIWLNTNIGEKGSVSHKISPTNTSLDPLPKNKAEIRFVESTTTVPTKGVNVYERIVPPNTTLVSEEDGKFIESPCGNYTIVIKSSSSKLDKVIVALGWWEKSIC, encoded by the coding sequence ATGTTAACGGAAAATAGTAATTATATCGTAAATAACAAAAATATTAAGCCACAAAAGGTAGTTAGTATTCCAGTTCCTTTATTTAAATCAATACAGGGAAAATACTTTGTAGGTCAAACAGAAGCTTTATGGGTAGGCAATGGATTAAATGCCTGGGCTGGCTTAGTAAACCCATGCAATTCATATATTAATTTATATGCAAATGTATTTACTATTTCAAATTTTTCTGATGACTATTTAACTGCTGAAATATGGCTCAATACTAATATCGGGGAAAAAGGGAGTGTATCTCATAAAATTTCTCCAACCAATACTTCCTTAGATCCACTTCCAAAAAACAAGGCAGAGATTCGATTTGTAGAATCTACCACTACAGTTCCTACAAAGGGAGTTAATGTATATGAAAGAATAGTACCCCCTAATACAACATTAGTAAGTGAAGAAGATGGAAAATTTATAGAATCACCATGTGGAAATTATACCATAGTTATAAAATCATCAAGTTCAAAACTTGATAAGGTAATAGTTGCATTAGGTTGGTGGGAAAAATCAATATGCTAA
- a CDS encoding sensor histidine kinase KdpD — MNNYFTNPELKRSLFSILGLAFITLIISFFIMDTSYDKIKINYAKSNMAILGEISKNHPELSEKIIPIITKGPNEQNIQDGKKLLKEYGFSENIEIDFIPQVDNSYKWALKYILIMFTIFFSIVLMIISMEYIRIYRNVESLILAAKNIVDCKFDIGIYENAEGLFAKLGHSFNNMRVIMKNNFLEVQKEKKFLTDILSDISHQLKTPISSLIIYNDILLNRKIDEYRRKDFLENSRKQLNRIQWLIKSLLQLAKLDAGVIKFEKLDCNINNTVEEAVLTLIAKAENEKINLTFCPKEKQIMIKHDTNWLSEGVINLIKNALEHTKEGGNVEVSTERTAVCVRIIIKDNGEGIPKEEMPHIFKRFYKGKTRKKTESVGIGLALSKSIVEGHDGMIEVESKINEGTTFTITFLAVS; from the coding sequence ATGAATAATTATTTTACCAATCCAGAATTAAAACGAAGTTTATTTAGTATATTAGGTTTAGCTTTTATAACTTTAATAATATCTTTTTTTATAATGGATACAAGCTATGATAAAATCAAGATTAACTATGCAAAAAGTAATATGGCAATACTAGGAGAAATAAGCAAAAATCATCCTGAATTAAGTGAGAAAATAATTCCAATAATAACAAAAGGACCTAATGAACAGAATATACAAGATGGTAAGAAGCTATTAAAAGAATATGGATTTAGTGAAAATATAGAGATAGATTTTATACCACAAGTAGATAATAGCTATAAATGGGCATTGAAATACATATTAATAATGTTTACTATATTTTTTAGTATTGTATTAATGATAATTTCAATGGAATATATAAGGATCTATAGAAACGTTGAAAGTCTTATACTAGCAGCAAAAAATATAGTGGATTGTAAATTTGATATAGGTATTTATGAAAATGCAGAAGGTTTATTCGCAAAGCTTGGACATTCTTTTAATAATATGAGGGTAATTATGAAGAATAATTTTTTAGAAGTTCAAAAAGAAAAGAAATTCTTAACAGATATACTATCAGATATTTCACATCAACTTAAGACTCCAATCTCATCGCTTATAATATATAATGATATACTTTTAAATAGAAAAATAGATGAATATAGAAGAAAAGATTTTTTGGAAAATAGTAGAAAACAATTAAATAGAATTCAGTGGCTTATAAAAAGTTTGCTCCAGCTTGCTAAATTAGATGCAGGAGTAATAAAATTTGAAAAGTTGGATTGCAATATAAATAATACAGTAGAAGAAGCTGTTTTAACACTCATAGCTAAGGCAGAGAATGAAAAAATTAATCTTACTTTTTGTCCAAAAGAAAAGCAAATTATGATTAAACATGATACTAATTGGCTCAGTGAAGGAGTTATAAATTTAATTAAAAATGCTTTAGAACATACAAAAGAAGGAGGAAATGTAGAAGTTTCTACGGAAAGAACTGCAGTTTGTGTTAGAATAATTATTAAAGATAATGGAGAAGGAATTCCTAAAGAAGAAATGCCACATATTTTTAAAAGATTTTACAAAGGAAAAACACGTAAAAAAACAGAATCTGTTGGAATTGGATTAGCACTTTCAAAGTCTATAGTAGAAGGGCATGATGGAATGATTGAGGTAGAAAGTAAAATAAATGAGGGTACTACTTTTACTATTACTTTTTTAGCTGTAAGTTAG
- a CDS encoding response regulator transcription factor yields MSKILLLEDDEGLALGIEFTLIDEGYDVIRCEYVEEALKIFDEEKFDIVILDVMLPDGSGYDVCKYIRNKSEVPIIFLTACDDEVNIILGLDIGGDDYITKPFRVKELISRIKANLRRFNTENYNEKILKSKDIILNTERAEVKKNGEDILLSTQEYKLLLIFMTNPKKLMSREEILGKLIEGAGAYFDTNTLSVYVKRIREKIEEDSSKPVYIKTKRGLGYQWDLEVEKR; encoded by the coding sequence TTGAGTAAAATATTACTATTAGAAGATGATGAGGGACTAGCTTTAGGAATTGAGTTTACACTTATAGATGAAGGGTATGATGTAATTAGATGTGAATATGTAGAGGAAGCTTTAAAAATTTTTGATGAAGAAAAATTTGATATAGTTATATTGGATGTAATGCTTCCAGATGGAAGTGGATATGATGTATGTAAATATATAAGAAATAAAAGTGAAGTTCCTATAATATTCTTAACTGCCTGTGATGATGAAGTAAATATTATTTTAGGATTAGATATTGGTGGTGATGATTATATAACAAAGCCCTTTAGGGTAAAGGAACTTATTTCAAGAATTAAAGCTAATTTGAGAAGGTTTAATACAGAAAATTATAATGAAAAAATATTAAAGTCTAAAGATATTATTTTAAATACAGAGAGAGCAGAGGTGAAAAAAAATGGAGAAGATATACTTCTATCCACACAAGAATACAAACTCCTCCTAATATTTATGACAAATCCTAAGAAGTTAATGAGTAGAGAGGAAATATTGGGTAAATTAATAGAAGGTGCAGGAGCTTATTTTGATACCAATACTCTTTCGGTGTATGTAAAAAGGATTAGAGAAAAGATAGAGGAAGATTCTTCAAAACCTGTGTATATAAAAACTAAAAGAGGTTTGGGTTATCAATGGGACTTAGAGGTTGAAAAGAGGTAG
- a CDS encoding ABC transporter permease: MKSYKDITNKYLKNNKRRSVLTICGIILSVALITSIGLFIKSMQNSFVQREIKEKGSFHLQISKNDENAYKKLKNNPKVDKIGLKENFASTKLRDSKEIDILKFNKEALELLPYKTIEGRLPNKDGEIALESWILNYIQDKPKVGNVVKLDIGTGVTKDYKITGLIANDAVTQFEGKSLGIVYCDKFDISKSTIYVRISEKADISDVVAELKSSFKNVTTNSYLLTYLGEGENRGINNSLYLIAAIVISIAVIATIAVIYNSFQISVIERIKQYGLLRAVGATPKQVRKIVLREATIISLIGIPIGLICGTFAVSVVCKLFKMMSGSAFGKIDIVMPYYVLVISAVIGLISIYVSALIPARFAANISPLTAINSRTSITKEKIKKSRGRIAKKFLGINSLMAFKNIKRNKKRFNITVFSIMISVTIFIAFSSFVNVSQNFTDQDSESYKTHFIIRGMVNKQGKSSLTRVVMDKIKNNNLVKDMFVYYGNYASKALILDSQKDKEVLSMMPSLYKKINFEDKDMTSLNMSFDIYDEAKLKGSMAYVKQGKIDAEKMNKENGVILVRNNLLKANGKYYEGPITTLKVGDTFYVNKNIVYEKSIDDAEYNKNKNKNKELKIIDKDIKKDMVKIKVAAIVDNPPYSDSFNSDELKLITTKEVMKNICGKSMDNMPLKSAEILLKDQDKEAEFEKWIQPLGDANGVKVINIMKQGKEIKNSMLQVKILMYGFVAVISLIGAVNIINTITTNLILRKKEIASLSALGMTYKNIRFMVLTEGILYGLYGCFYGAIIGTGFSYMISSSFRDIKGFKWGIPWNFIGISILAAVIIGIIAVIKPLNKIKKENTIDVIRADA, encoded by the coding sequence ATGAAGAGTTACAAGGATATAACAAATAAATATTTAAAAAACAATAAAAGAAGAAGTGTACTTACAATTTGTGGGATAATACTCTCAGTAGCATTAATTACATCAATAGGCTTGTTTATAAAAAGTATGCAGAATTCTTTTGTTCAGAGAGAAATTAAAGAAAAAGGGAGTTTTCATCTACAGATATCTAAAAATGATGAAAATGCTTATAAAAAGTTAAAAAACAATCCTAAAGTTGATAAAATAGGACTTAAAGAAAATTTTGCTAGCACTAAGCTTAGAGATTCAAAGGAAATAGATATTTTAAAGTTTAATAAAGAGGCTTTGGAACTTTTACCGTATAAAACTATAGAAGGCAGATTGCCAAATAAAGATGGAGAAATAGCATTAGAGTCTTGGATATTAAATTATATTCAAGATAAGCCCAAAGTGGGGAATGTTGTAAAATTAGATATTGGAACTGGTGTAACAAAAGATTATAAAATAACAGGATTAATTGCAAATGATGCTGTTACTCAGTTTGAAGGAAAATCTTTAGGAATAGTTTATTGTGATAAGTTTGATATAAGTAAATCTACTATATATGTAAGAATATCAGAAAAAGCAGATATATCAGATGTAGTTGCTGAATTAAAAAGTTCCTTTAAAAATGTTACTACTAATTCATATTTATTAACCTATTTAGGAGAAGGAGAAAATAGAGGAATTAATAATAGTTTATATTTAATTGCAGCAATTGTTATATCAATAGCTGTTATAGCAACAATAGCTGTTATATATAATTCTTTTCAAATAAGTGTTATTGAAAGAATAAAACAGTATGGACTTTTAAGAGCAGTAGGAGCAACACCAAAGCAAGTTAGAAAAATAGTTTTAAGAGAAGCAACTATAATAAGTTTAATAGGAATCCCTATTGGATTAATTTGTGGCACATTTGCAGTATCTGTAGTATGCAAATTATTTAAAATGATGTCAGGTTCTGCTTTTGGAAAAATCGATATTGTTATGCCTTATTATGTCTTAGTAATTAGTGCTGTAATTGGATTGATTTCAATATATGTATCAGCATTGATTCCAGCAAGGTTTGCAGCAAATATTTCTCCTTTAACTGCTATTAATAGTAGAACATCAATAACAAAAGAGAAAATAAAGAAAAGCAGAGGGAGAATAGCAAAAAAATTCTTAGGAATAAATAGTTTAATGGCATTTAAGAATATAAAAAGAAACAAGAAAAGATTTAATATTACTGTGTTTTCAATAATGATAAGTGTTACTATATTTATAGCTTTTTCTTCCTTTGTAAATGTGAGCCAGAATTTTACGGATCAAGATTCAGAAAGTTATAAAACACATTTTATAATTAGGGGTATGGTAAATAAACAAGGTAAAAGCTCTTTAACAAGAGTTGTAATGGATAAAATTAAGAATAATAATTTAGTAAAAGATATGTTTGTGTATTATGGAAATTATGCTTCTAAAGCATTAATTTTAGATAGTCAAAAGGATAAAGAAGTATTAAGTATGATGCCTAGCTTATATAAGAAGATAAATTTTGAAGATAAAGATATGACTTCTTTAAATATGAGCTTTGATATTTACGATGAAGCAAAGTTAAAAGGAAGTATGGCATATGTTAAACAAGGAAAAATAGATGCAGAAAAGATGAATAAAGAAAATGGGGTTATACTAGTAAGAAATAACTTATTAAAAGCAAATGGGAAATATTATGAAGGTCCTATTACTACTTTAAAAGTTGGAGATACTTTCTATGTTAATAAAAATATTGTATATGAAAAATCAATAGATGACGCAGAGTATAATAAAAACAAAAATAAGAATAAAGAATTAAAGATTATAGATAAAGACATAAAAAAAGACATGGTAAAGATTAAGGTAGCTGCAATAGTAGATAACCCACCATATAGTGATAGTTTTAATTCTGATGAGTTAAAACTAATAACCACAAAGGAAGTTATGAAAAACATATGTGGTAAGAGTATGGATAATATGCCTTTAAAATCTGCCGAAATTCTACTAAAAGATCAAGATAAAGAAGCTGAGTTTGAAAAGTGGATTCAACCATTAGGAGATGCCAATGGAGTTAAAGTTATTAACATCATGAAACAAGGTAAAGAAATAAAGAATAGTATGCTTCAGGTGAAAATATTAATGTATGGTTTTGTGGCTGTAATATCACTAATTGGAGCTGTTAATATCATAAATACTATAACAACTAATTTGATTTTAAGAAAAAAAGAAATAGCTTCATTAAGCGCATTAGGAATGACTTATAAGAACATAAGGTTTATGGTTTTAACTGAGGGAATTCTTTATGGTTTATATGGGTGTTTCTATGGAGCAATTATTGGAACTGGTTTTTCATATATGATTAGCTCTTCTTTTAGGGATATAAAAGGATTTAAATGGGGAATACCTTGGAATTTTATAGGAATTTCGATACTAGCTGCAGTAATTATAGGTATAATTGCAGTAATCAAACCTTTAAATAAAATTAAAAAAGAAAATACCATTGATGTAATAAGAGCAGATGCATAA
- a CDS encoding ABC transporter ATP-binding protein, with the protein MEILKVENLSKIYGEDNNRVEALKNVSFFVERGEFVAIVGASGSGKSTLLHILGGLDRPTSGKIYLDGEDVYKLNEEKLAIFRRRNVGFVFQFFNLIPVLDVEENISLPALLDKEKADTEYLEEVIEMLGLKDRRNHLPSELSGGQQQRVSIGRALINKPSIILADEPTGNLDSKNSKEVIELLKLSSRKYNQTLIVITHDLNIAEQADRVITISDGEIKCDEKIKSQERIG; encoded by the coding sequence ATGGAAATATTAAAGGTTGAAAATTTATCAAAGATTTATGGTGAAGATAATAATAGGGTAGAGGCTCTTAAAAATGTATCGTTTTTTGTTGAGAGGGGAGAATTTGTTGCTATAGTTGGAGCATCAGGATCAGGAAAAAGTACACTACTTCATATACTAGGAGGATTAGACAGACCAACTTCGGGAAAAATTTATTTAGATGGAGAGGACGTATATAAGTTAAATGAAGAAAAATTAGCTATTTTTAGAAGAAGAAATGTTGGATTTGTGTTTCAGTTTTTTAATTTAATACCGGTATTAGATGTTGAAGAGAATATTTCTCTTCCTGCATTGTTAGATAAAGAGAAGGCAGATACGGAATATTTAGAAGAAGTAATAGAAATGCTTGGGCTTAAAGATAGAAGAAACCATCTTCCATCAGAACTATCTGGAGGACAACAGCAGAGAGTATCTATTGGGAGAGCTTTAATAAATAAACCATCTATAATTCTTGCAGATGAGCCTACTGGAAACTTAGATAGTAAAAATAGTAAAGAAGTAATAGAACTTTTAAAACTTTCATCTAGAAAGTATAATCAAACCCTCATAGTTATAACTCATGATCTAAATATAGCAGAACAAGCAGATAGAGTAATAACTATAAGTGATGGAGAAATAAAATGCGATGAGAAAATAAAATCTCAGGAGAGAATAGGCTAG
- a CDS encoding DUF1259 domain-containing protein: MSNSCNVCDEFAEILEAEILTSTNNLCVVTFRRKISAEILGRLTQSPLALSALFSFENMDNQGRTLNLGETVILQEEINPFISKLRENGILVTALHNHWLFEQPRLMYIHFESIDFPLSFARKVADAFKVLR; the protein is encoded by the coding sequence ATGAGTAATTCTTGTAATGTTTGTGATGAATTTGCAGAAATACTTGAAGCCGAAATCTTAACTTCTACAAATAACTTATGTGTAGTAACTTTTAGAAGGAAAATAAGTGCAGAAATATTAGGAAGACTAACTCAATCACCATTAGCTCTATCTGCTTTATTTTCCTTTGAAAATATGGATAACCAGGGAAGAACCCTCAATCTAGGTGAAACAGTGATTTTACAAGAAGAAATTAATCCATTTATCAGTAAATTAAGAGAGAATGGTATTTTAGTTACTGCACTTCACAATCACTGGTTATTTGAACAACCAAGACTTATGTATATTCACTTTGAATCTATTGATTTTCCATTAAGCTTTGCTAGAAAAGTAGCAGATGCTTTTAAAGTTTTAAGGTAA
- a CDS encoding staygreen family protein has protein sequence MHKVESDIRVDDIYVEFRKGIRASEPTIPRYYVLSNNAEGKPFLTIGRKYASDRFTSSRNEILCKWRFLNRKYVFYVYVHVDGKGGLAISEERNKNFIEKLPRALRTIIYEEKIFFRVHGELDNAPVFVCFNSKHSHLRRIEYWGTIKDYKCLSYL, from the coding sequence TTGCACAAAGTAGAATCAGACATAAGAGTGGATGATATATATGTTGAGTTTAGAAAAGGAATTAGGGCTAGTGAACCTACTATACCTAGGTATTATGTGTTGAGTAACAATGCTGAAGGAAAACCTTTCTTAACTATTGGACGGAAATATGCATCTGATAGGTTTACTTCAAGCAGAAATGAGATTTTATGTAAGTGGAGATTTTTAAATAGGAAGTATGTTTTTTATGTGTACGTCCATGTAGACGGAAAAGGTGGACTAGCTATTTCAGAAGAAAGAAATAAGAATTTTATTGAAAAGCTTCCTAGGGCTTTAAGAACTATTATATATGAAGAAAAAATCTTTTTTAGAGTTCATGGAGAATTAGATAATGCACCTGTTTTTGTATGCTTTAATTCTAAACATTCTCATTTAAGAAGAATTGAATATTGGGGAACTATAAAAGACTATAAGTGTTTAAGTTATCTTTAA
- a CDS encoding YraN family protein yields MGHYNRKIGSYGEALAESYLKNMGYQILEKNFMCYHKEIDIIAYLPKNNCICFVEVKSRFSNKYGNPSEAVTYKKIINLSSAAKFYISKNKLEKYNFRFDIIEIMFNNMDTDYNLQHIKNAF; encoded by the coding sequence TTGGGACATTATAATCGCAAAATAGGATCATATGGGGAAGCTCTAGCTGAATCCTATTTGAAAAACATGGGATATCAAATATTAGAAAAAAATTTTATGTGTTATCATAAGGAAATAGATATTATAGCTTATCTTCCTAAAAATAATTGTATTTGTTTTGTTGAAGTAAAAAGTAGGTTTTCAAATAAGTATGGCAACCCATCTGAAGCTGTTACATATAAAAAAATTATTAATTTAAGCAGTGCAGCTAAATTCTATATATCTAAAAACAAACTAGAAAAATATAATTTTAGATTTGATATAATAGAAATTATGTTTAACAATATGGACACTGATTATAATCTTCAACATATAAAAAATGCTTTTTAA
- a CDS encoding ribonuclease HII: protein MSLEVVNLDLYHLKDLNDVNFKDMKVGEVKKYISLLLKQKNCDYNLLIKLLNTDNRKTVQKLTESVEKTIETREKEINRVKGMYDKDKSFLKDGYIVGVDEVGRGPLAGPIVAAAVVLDLNYKGSEDLILHINDSKKLSAQLREELDILIKERAISYSIMEIDNNEIDTKGIAWCNNEVLKRACEGVLVKPDLVLSDGYAIKNCMYSNEFIIKGDAKSASIACASIIAKVYRDNIMKKYAEVYPEYVFEKNVGYGTKEHIEAIKKYGCTPIHRKSFLKNILNMI, encoded by the coding sequence ATGAGTTTAGAGGTGGTAAACTTGGATCTATATCACTTGAAAGACCTTAACGATGTTAATTTTAAAGATATGAAAGTAGGAGAAGTAAAAAAATACATATCTTTGTTATTAAAGCAAAAAAATTGTGATTATAATCTTTTAATTAAATTACTTAATACGGATAATAGAAAGACAGTTCAAAAGTTAACTGAAAGTGTAGAAAAGACTATAGAGACAAGAGAAAAAGAAATTAATAGAGTAAAAGGTATGTACGATAAAGATAAAAGTTTTCTAAAAGATGGTTATATTGTTGGGGTAGATGAAGTAGGAAGAGGACCTCTTGCAGGACCTATAGTAGCTGCTGCTGTTGTATTAGATTTAAATTACAAGGGTAGCGAAGATTTAATATTGCATATAAATGATTCTAAAAAACTATCTGCTCAGTTGAGAGAAGAACTCGATATCTTAATTAAAGAAAGAGCAATCTCTTATTCTATTATGGAAATTGATAATAATGAAATAGATACTAAAGGAATAGCTTGGTGTAATAATGAAGTGCTAAAAAGGGCATGTGAAGGGGTTTTAGTAAAGCCTGATTTAGTACTATCAGACGGATATGCAATAAAAAATTGTATGTATTCTAATGAATTTATAATAAAGGGAGATGCTAAAAGTGCAAGTATTGCTTGTGCATCTATAATAGCTAAAGTTTACAGAGATAATATTATGAAAAAGTATGCTGAAGTATATCCTGAGTATGTATTTGAAAAGAATGTAGGGTATGGAACTAAGGAACATATAGAAGCAATTAAAAAGTACGGATGTACTCCAATACACAGGAAAAGTTTCTTGAAAAACATATTAAATATGATATAA
- the ylqF gene encoding ribosome biogenesis GTPase YlqF: MAINWFPGHMAKTRREIKENLKFVDAVIEIRDSRIVKSSSNPDIDEICAGKPRIILLNKSDLAEEGITKQWIKELSRDSIKVTTVNSLTGKGLNSIKPLLEELLKEKHDKLKAKGIANIVTRVMVVGIPNVGKSSFINRMAKNSRAKVGDKPGVTRSKQWIKTSIGIELLDTPGVLWPKFEDDIVGLNLAFTGAIKDEIMDIETLALRLIERLQESYPERLIERYKLSSVSSEALENMENIARKRGAVISKGNIDYNRVAVLILDEFRGGKLGSISLERP; encoded by the coding sequence ATGGCAATCAATTGGTTTCCAGGTCATATGGCGAAAACAAGAAGAGAAATTAAAGAAAACCTTAAATTTGTTGATGCAGTGATTGAAATTAGGGATTCAAGAATAGTTAAGTCAAGTAGTAATCCTGATATAGATGAAATATGTGCAGGTAAGCCGAGGATAATATTATTAAATAAAAGTGATTTAGCTGAGGAAGGTATTACAAAACAATGGATAAAAGAGTTATCAAGAGATTCAATTAAGGTTACAACTGTTAATAGTTTAACTGGTAAGGGTTTAAATAGCATAAAGCCTTTATTGGAAGAACTTTTAAAGGAAAAGCATGATAAATTAAAGGCGAAAGGTATTGCCAATATAGTTACAAGAGTAATGGTAGTTGGCATACCTAATGTAGGAAAGTCTTCGTTTATTAATAGAATGGCTAAAAATAGTAGAGCAAAAGTTGGTGACAAACCAGGGGTTACAAGAAGCAAACAATGGATAAAAACTAGTATAGGTATAGAGCTTTTAGATACCCCAGGAGTGCTATGGCCTAAATTCGAAGATGATATAGTAGGATTAAATTTAGCTTTTACAGGAGCTATAAAAGATGAAATAATGGATATAGAAACTTTAGCTTTGAGATTAATTGAAAGGCTACAAGAAAGCTATCCAGAAAGACTAATTGAAAGATATAAATTAAGTTCTGTAAGTAGTGAAGCTTTAGAGAATATGGAAAACATAGCTAGAAAAAGAGGTGCAGTAATATCTAAAGGAAATATTGACTATAACAGAGTTGCTGTTTTAATTTTAGATGAGTTTAGAGGTGGTAAACTTGGATCTATATCACTTGAAAGACCTTAA
- the rplS gene encoding 50S ribosomal protein L19 produces the protein MLDIIREIEAEQIKKDMADFKVGDTVRVDVRITEGNKERIQAFEGTVIKRQNGGLRETFTVRRVAYGTGVERTFPVNSPMLDKITVVRKGKVRRAKLFYLRDRVGKAAKVKELIR, from the coding sequence ATGTTAGATATAATAAGAGAAATTGAAGCAGAACAAATTAAAAAAGATATGGCAGATTTTAAAGTTGGAGACACTGTAAGAGTTGATGTAAGAATTACTGAAGGAAACAAAGAAAGAATTCAAGCTTTCGAAGGAACAGTAATAAAAAGACAAAATGGTGGATTAAGAGAAACATTTACTGTAAGAAGAGTAGCTTACGGTACTGGTGTTGAAAGAACATTCCCTGTAAATTCTCCAATGCTTGATAAAATCACAGTAGTTAGAAAAGGTAAAGTAAGAAGAGCTAAATTATTCTACTTAAGAGATAGAGTAGGTAAGGCAGCAAAAGTAAAAGAATTAATAAGATAA
- the trmD gene encoding tRNA (guanosine(37)-N1)-methyltransferase TrmD, producing the protein MKIDILTLFPEMFEIFSHSIIGKAINNDIVKITAHNIRDYSLNKHKKVDDYPYGGGAGMVMTPQPIVDSIRNLKQYNKGKVIFLGPRGEKFNQDMAKELAQEKELIFLCGHYEGIDERSYKHIDMEISLGDFVLTGGEMACIPIVDSICRLIPGVLSSEESYMEESFYDGVLEYPQYTRPESFEEEKVPEILLSGHHENIRKWRRTQSLLITKDRRPDLFNKLNLSKEDKKLLQK; encoded by the coding sequence ATGAAGATAGATATTTTAACGCTATTTCCTGAGATGTTTGAGATTTTTAGTCATAGTATAATAGGAAAAGCAATAAACAATGATATTGTAAAAATAACAGCCCATAATATAAGAGATTACTCATTGAATAAACATAAGAAAGTTGACGATTATCCTTATGGTGGGGGAGCAGGTATGGTTATGACACCCCAACCAATAGTAGATTCTATAAGGAACCTAAAACAGTACAATAAAGGTAAGGTTATTTTTTTAGGCCCTAGAGGTGAAAAATTCAATCAGGATATGGCTAAAGAATTAGCTCAAGAAAAGGAATTGATTTTTTTATGTGGTCACTATGAAGGTATTGATGAGAGATCATATAAACATATAGATATGGAAATATCTCTTGGTGATTTTGTACTAACTGGTGGAGAAATGGCATGTATACCTATTGTAGATAGCATTTGTAGATTAATTCCTGGAGTATTATCGTCAGAAGAAAGTTATATGGAAGAATCTTTTTATGACGGAGTATTAGAATATCCTCAATATACAAGACCTGAATCTTTTGAAGAGGAAAAAGTCCCAGAAATTTTGCTTTCAGGTCATCATGAGAATATAAGAAAATGGAGAAGAACTCAGTCGCTTTTAATTACAAAGGACAGAAGACCGGATTTATTTAACAAACTAAATCTATCCAAAGAAGATAAAAAACTTTTACAAAAATAA
- the rimM gene encoding ribosome maturation factor RimM (Essential for efficient processing of 16S rRNA) — protein MEQFLTVGKIINTHGVRGEVKVKSTTDDVKRFKKLKEAYIDGEEINVIGCKFQPDKVILKIEGIDSMDDAERLKNKLIQVKRKDAIKLPKDTYFAIDIIDCEVYEETGKKLGKVDEIIYTGSNDVYWVKGENEVLIPALKDIILNIDINNKKITIKPVDVWQ, from the coding sequence ATGGAACAGTTTTTAACTGTAGGTAAAATAATAAATACTCATGGTGTTAGAGGAGAAGTTAAAGTAAAATCGACTACCGATGATGTCAAAAGATTTAAGAAACTTAAAGAAGCTTATATAGATGGAGAAGAAATAAATGTAATTGGATGCAAATTTCAACCAGATAAGGTTATACTAAAAATTGAAGGTATAGATTCTATGGATGATGCGGAAAGATTAAAAAATAAACTTATCCAAGTGAAAAGAAAAGATGCAATAAAGCTTCCTAAGGATACTTATTTTGCTATAGATATTATTGATTGTGAAGTATATGAGGAAACAGGAAAAAAGTTAGGCAAAGTGGATGAGATTATATATACAGGAAGTAACGATGTATATTGGGTAAAAGGAGAAAATGAAGTTTTAATTCCAGCACTTAAGGATATAATACTTAATATAGATATAAATAACAAAAAAATAACAATAAAGCCTGTGGATGTATGGCAATGA
- a CDS encoding KH domain-containing protein: MKDLLEVIAKSLVDDPDMVSVNEIVGEQSIILELKVSPEDMGKVIGKQGRIAKAIRTVVKAAAVKENKRVVVEII; the protein is encoded by the coding sequence ATGAAAGATTTGCTAGAAGTAATAGCTAAGTCATTAGTTGATGACCCAGACATGGTTAGTGTTAATGAGATTGTTGGGGAACAATCTATAATACTTGAATTAAAAGTATCCCCAGAAGATATGGGCAAAGTAATTGGAAAACAGGGAAGAATAGCAAAAGCTATAAGAACTGTTGTTAAAGCAGCAGCTGTAAAAGAAAATAAAAGAGTTGTTGTAGAAATAATTTAG